One Myxococcota bacterium DNA segment encodes these proteins:
- a CDS encoding RNA pseudouridine synthase: MSICVVYSDEDCVVVDKPAGMPSHPLKDSTGTSALEVVCELYPEIKTASDNPLEGGMAHRLDTGTSGLLVFARTKEAYTRLREAFSKGQIEKTYVALVEGEIKAPLVIDYPIAHHPKNQAKMLAITPKNKYYRGKPQPARTEVTPLPGTAKVGRGHSRIGVKIIGGRRHQIRVHLASIGHPLVGDTLYGAEPITWREGHALHADSITLPNGQVLRSTGKETFTR, translated from the coding sequence ATGTCTATCTGTGTGGTTTATAGCGATGAAGATTGTGTAGTGGTGGATAAACCCGCAGGCATGCCGTCTCATCCGCTAAAAGACTCGACAGGTACCAGCGCATTAGAGGTCGTCTGTGAGCTTTATCCTGAAATTAAAACCGCCTCAGATAACCCTTTAGAAGGCGGTATGGCCCATCGCCTAGACACTGGCACCTCGGGGCTACTGGTATTTGCACGCACCAAAGAAGCCTACACGCGCCTGCGTGAAGCGTTCTCAAAGGGCCAAATTGAAAAAACATATGTCGCATTGGTAGAGGGCGAAATTAAAGCCCCCCTGGTAATCGACTACCCGATTGCCCATCACCCCAAAAACCAAGCCAAAATGTTGGCCATAACCCCAAAAAATAAATACTACCGAGGCAAACCCCAACCTGCACGAACAGAAGTCACCCCTCTCCCTGGCACTGCCAAAGTCGGGAGAGGGCATTCCCGCATCGGCGTAAAAATCATAGGCGGGCGACGCCACCAAATTCGCGTACACCTAGCCTCAATCGGCCACCCTTTAGTCGGCGATACCTTGTATGGCGCTGAGCCCATCACCTGGCGCGAGGGCCATGCCCTACATGCCGACTCCATTACCCTGCCAAATGGTCAGGTGCTGAGAAGTACCGGGAAAGAGACCTTCACGCGATGA
- the ribB gene encoding 3,4-dihydroxy-2-butanone-4-phosphate synthase — translation MTSIQNALEALSAGRPIILVDDESRENEGDLVLAAEKATSESVNFLIQHGSGIVCITITEEQAKRMGLPQMVPPNSSKSHFVAAFTVSVEAAVGVTTGVSASDRAKTILAAVNLSGKPDDLSRPGHVFPLQARNGGVLERPGHTEGSVDLMRLAGLNPAGVICELMNADGTMSRMPEITQFAKTHDLVIVSIQDLINHRKNL, via the coding sequence ATGACTTCAATTCAAAATGCACTAGAAGCCCTTTCAGCTGGTAGACCCATTATCTTAGTGGACGATGAATCTAGAGAGAATGAAGGCGATTTAGTGTTGGCGGCTGAGAAAGCGACGTCAGAGTCTGTAAATTTTCTGATCCAACATGGCAGCGGCATTGTCTGTATTACCATCACAGAAGAACAAGCCAAACGGATGGGACTGCCACAGATGGTTCCGCCCAATAGCAGCAAGAGCCATTTTGTTGCTGCTTTTACTGTTTCAGTCGAAGCGGCCGTAGGCGTTACCACTGGGGTGTCAGCTTCAGATAGAGCAAAGACTATTTTAGCGGCCGTAAACCTTTCGGGAAAGCCGGATGATTTATCCAGGCCAGGGCATGTTTTCCCCCTTCAGGCTAGAAACGGTGGCGTTCTCGAGCGGCCTGGTCACACCGAAGGCTCTGTCGATTTAATGCGCCTTGCCGGGCTAAATCCTGCAGGCGTTATCTGTGAACTCATGAACGCAGACGGCACCATGTCTCGTATGCCGGAGATTACCCAGTTTGCGAAAACGCACGATTTAGTTATTGTATCCATTCAAGATCTAATCAATCACAGGAAAAATCTATGA
- the ribH gene encoding 6,7-dimethyl-8-ribityllumazine synthase codes for MRFAIIASRFNQFIVDQLVKGAQNVLEGQVTHDIIWVPGALEIPIVAQKAAKSGQYQALVCLGAVIKGTTHHYEHVSREVHQGITRVSLDCGLPVTMGVLTVETMAQAIERAGGTCGNVGANAALAALDVAKTIEKLGAKS; via the coding sequence ATGAGATTTGCCATTATCGCTAGCCGATTTAATCAGTTTATTGTCGATCAATTGGTTAAAGGCGCTCAAAACGTATTAGAGGGCCAAGTCACTCACGATATCATTTGGGTACCCGGCGCTTTAGAAATTCCGATTGTCGCTCAAAAAGCCGCAAAAAGCGGCCAATATCAAGCACTCGTTTGCTTGGGCGCTGTGATTAAAGGCACTACCCACCACTATGAACATGTTTCGAGGGAAGTCCATCAAGGCATTACCCGAGTTTCTTTAGACTGTGGCCTTCCTGTCACCATGGGCGTGTTGACTGTGGAAACCATGGCTCAAGCCATCGAACGTGCTGGCGGCACTTGTGGCAACGTCGGCGCAAATGCAGCATTGGCTGCGCTTGACGTGGCCAAAACCATCGAAAAATTGGGAGCGAAATCATGA
- the nusB gene encoding transcription antitermination factor NusB: MTSARHKGRECALQIMYQVDGGAPAPRAIDDFFEHFAFSDEGREFAASLVDGTTSHQAEIDVKIGEHSDKWRVDRMAVVDRNILRLAVFELFHALDPQPQKVVLNEWIEVAKRYGAEHSSAFVNGILDSMI, translated from the coding sequence ATGACCAGCGCTAGGCACAAAGGCCGCGAATGCGCGCTGCAAATCATGTATCAAGTCGACGGCGGAGCACCTGCTCCTAGAGCCATCGATGATTTTTTCGAACACTTCGCATTTTCCGATGAAGGCCGTGAGTTTGCCGCTTCCTTGGTTGACGGCACCACATCGCACCAAGCCGAAATCGATGTCAAAATCGGTGAACATAGCGACAAATGGCGTGTAGACCGCATGGCAGTGGTGGACAGAAATATTTTAAGATTGGCTGTATTTGAACTTTTTCATGCACTTGACCCACAACCTCAAAAAGTCGTTTTAAATGAATGGATCGAAGTGGCGAAAAGATATGGCGCTGAGCATTCCAGTGCGTTTGTGAATGGCATTTTAGACAGTATGATATGA
- the dnaJ gene encoding molecular chaperone DnaJ — MKRDYYEILGLQKTASDKEIKTNYRKLAHELHPDKNNGNRETEEKFKEATEAYSVLSNAEKRARYDRFGHAGVGSAPQDNYGVNIEDIFGDIFGDIFGGGQRSGGRQRGQRGSDLRYDLLISFEEAAFGMEREITIKRREACDACQGTGAKAGSKPTGCKTCGGIGEVRINQGFFAVAQTCPTCRGSGQVIANPCIECRGNRLKEVSSKLKVKVPPGVDEGVKLRFNGEGNAGLDGGPRGDLYVVLNVRKHPLFQRDEFDVVCDLPISFVQATLGAEIEVPTLHGKAPLHVPAGTQTGHVFKLVNKGIPHLRSRSGEKGDHLVRVTVETPKKLSSEQKELLKQFASLSGEDNLPSHKSFFDKVKELFG, encoded by the coding sequence ATGAAACGTGATTATTATGAAATCTTAGGCCTGCAAAAGACGGCCTCTGACAAAGAAATTAAAACCAACTACCGCAAGCTCGCGCATGAATTGCATCCGGACAAAAACAACGGCAATCGCGAAACGGAAGAGAAGTTTAAAGAAGCAACCGAAGCCTATTCGGTCCTATCTAACGCAGAAAAACGCGCGCGCTATGACCGCTTTGGGCACGCCGGTGTTGGCTCAGCCCCTCAGGATAACTACGGCGTTAACATCGAAGATATTTTCGGTGATATCTTTGGCGATATTTTCGGCGGGGGCCAACGTTCGGGCGGCAGACAAAGAGGCCAAAGAGGCTCAGACCTCAGATATGACCTCTTAATTAGTTTCGAAGAAGCTGCCTTTGGCATGGAGCGCGAAATCACCATCAAGCGCCGCGAAGCGTGCGATGCTTGCCAAGGAACCGGCGCCAAAGCCGGCAGCAAACCGACAGGTTGTAAAACCTGCGGTGGTATTGGCGAAGTGCGCATCAACCAAGGCTTTTTCGCGGTCGCACAGACTTGCCCCACCTGTAGGGGCAGCGGCCAGGTAATCGCTAACCCTTGTATCGAATGCCGCGGCAATCGCCTCAAAGAAGTATCGTCCAAGCTCAAAGTCAAAGTCCCGCCTGGCGTGGATGAAGGCGTTAAGCTCAGATTTAACGGCGAAGGCAACGCAGGCTTAGACGGCGGCCCTAGGGGCGATTTATACGTAGTTTTAAATGTTCGAAAGCATCCGCTCTTTCAGCGGGACGAATTTGACGTGGTCTGCGACCTGCCAATCTCCTTTGTTCAAGCCACATTGGGCGCCGAAATCGAAGTTCCGACTTTGCATGGCAAGGCGCCTTTGCACGTACCTGCTGGAACTCAGACAGGCCATGTGTTTAAGTTGGTGAACAAAGGCATCCCGCATTTACGCTCGCGCTCGGGTGAAAAAGGTGACCATTTGGTTCGTGTAACTGTGGAAACGCCTAAAAAACTTAGCTCTGAACAAAAAGAATTGCTGAAACAGTTTGCTTCTCTCAGCGGAGAAGATAATTTACCCTCTCATAAAAGCTTCTTTGACAAAGTCAAAGAACTCTTTGGCTAA
- a CDS encoding S1 RNA-binding domain-containing protein yields the protein MTWNENSDFASLLNASEDVQRLELQPGDKVRGKIIHLSKDTAFVALSAKNEAMISLTELTNPEIGQVVEATVASMDDQIWLTKKGSKAAGPSGTLVEGKVVSVNGGGVEVDIAGQKAFCPMGQLDINYIEDPKQFIGQTLSFIVTQSNGKQITLNRKSLMQKERAEKTRELLSKLQVGDKVEVPVSRIADFGVFVNLDSGIEGLIPQSELGFGKLTVGDKVVAQIMKIEPDHKRHGQMRISLSLKAALPNPFETYGASLVTGAQLEGTVARLEQYGAFVSLFPGLDGLIHISEFSAKRIRHPEEVVKVGDKVTVRILEADPVTKRVSLTLREPGSESEQVAPEQPSHKPSQVKSLGTLGDLMKKM from the coding sequence ATGACCTGGAACGAAAATAGTGATTTTGCCTCGCTTTTGAATGCTTCTGAAGACGTACAAAGGCTTGAATTACAACCTGGCGACAAAGTTCGGGGAAAGATCATTCACTTGTCAAAAGATACTGCTTTTGTGGCCTTAAGCGCCAAGAATGAAGCCATGATCTCGCTCACCGAACTCACCAACCCCGAAATCGGCCAAGTGGTAGAAGCCACGGTAGCATCGATGGATGACCAAATTTGGCTGACCAAAAAAGGCAGCAAAGCAGCTGGTCCAAGCGGCACCTTGGTGGAAGGCAAAGTGGTTTCGGTGAACGGCGGCGGCGTAGAAGTCGACATCGCCGGTCAAAAAGCTTTTTGCCCCATGGGTCAGCTTGATATTAACTACATCGAAGACCCCAAGCAATTTATTGGCCAGACGCTTTCTTTTATTGTTACACAATCGAATGGCAAACAAATCACCTTGAATCGTAAATCGCTCATGCAAAAAGAGCGCGCTGAAAAAACACGTGAATTGCTCAGCAAACTTCAAGTGGGCGATAAAGTCGAAGTGCCAGTCTCAAGAATCGCTGATTTCGGCGTATTCGTGAACTTGGACAGCGGCATTGAGGGCCTGATTCCTCAGTCTGAACTAGGTTTTGGTAAGCTAACCGTGGGCGATAAAGTCGTTGCGCAAATCATGAAGATCGAGCCAGACCACAAGCGTCATGGCCAAATGCGCATTTCGCTTTCATTGAAAGCCGCACTGCCTAATCCTTTCGAAACTTACGGCGCATCTTTGGTCACTGGCGCTCAACTGGAAGGAACCGTGGCGCGCCTTGAACAGTACGGCGCGTTCGTATCGCTATTTCCAGGCCTAGATGGGCTGATTCATATTAGTGAGTTTAGCGCCAAACGCATTAGACATCCGGAAGAAGTGGTGAAAGTGGGCGATAAAGTGACTGTGCGTATCTTGGAAGCAGACCCGGTGACTAAGCGCGTGTCGCTGACATTGCGTGAGCCAGGGTCGGAGTCTGAGCAAGTAGCGCCAGAGCAACCCAGTCACAAGCCATCTCAAGTGAAATCCCTGGGTACCCTGGGCGATTTGATGAAAAAAATGTGA
- a CDS encoding acyl-CoA dehydrogenase family protein has product MSHSEHRLLRQTLQNFVSKEIEPGALVRDRDEHFDLALFRKLASVGLLGITAPAEFGGSDMDPLAAVIAHEELSYSDPGLCLAYLAHAMLCVNNIANNASVEQKAKYLPKLCSGEWVGCMAMSEPGVGTDVLGMTTTATLQGDHYIVNGRKMWITNGVLDNDSAPADVVYLYAKTGTKLSTFIITPDCPGYSVGQKIKGKTGMRASNTAELVFEQCQVPMANRVGEEGASIKHMMKNLAMERLTLAAMGLGIGRRSLKIMINYANERTAFGKKLTEFGQIQQHIADSYAEYQAARAYVYETARGNMSRLDSDGVKLIAARMAKKLADSAMQVLGGNGYVAEYVAERLWRDAKLLEIGGGTLEAHQKNIAVDLSKAGDLDLCGGLD; this is encoded by the coding sequence ATGAGCCATTCTGAACATCGACTCCTTCGACAAACGCTTCAAAATTTTGTCTCTAAAGAAATCGAGCCTGGCGCATTGGTCCGTGATCGAGACGAGCATTTCGACCTAGCGCTTTTTAGAAAACTCGCGTCCGTTGGCCTTTTAGGCATCACCGCACCTGCCGAATTCGGCGGCTCCGATATGGACCCCTTAGCCGCCGTCATCGCTCACGAAGAACTTTCCTATTCAGACCCCGGCCTATGCCTGGCCTACCTAGCTCATGCAATGTTGTGCGTGAATAATATCGCTAACAACGCCAGCGTAGAGCAAAAAGCCAAGTACCTGCCCAAACTATGCTCCGGTGAGTGGGTGGGCTGCATGGCCATGTCTGAGCCCGGCGTTGGCACAGATGTTCTTGGCATGACCACCACCGCCACCCTTCAAGGCGACCATTATATTGTCAACGGCCGCAAGATGTGGATTACCAATGGCGTGCTGGACAACGACAGCGCCCCGGCCGATGTTGTCTATCTCTACGCCAAAACCGGCACCAAGTTATCCACTTTTATCATTACCCCAGACTGCCCCGGCTACAGCGTGGGTCAGAAAATCAAAGGCAAAACCGGTATGCGGGCATCCAACACCGCCGAGTTGGTATTTGAGCAATGCCAAGTTCCCATGGCCAACCGCGTAGGTGAAGAAGGCGCTTCCATCAAGCACATGATGAAAAACTTGGCTATGGAACGCCTAACACTGGCAGCCATGGGCCTAGGCATCGGCCGGCGATCGCTCAAGATTATGATCAACTATGCCAACGAGCGCACAGCTTTCGGCAAAAAGCTTACCGAGTTTGGCCAAATTCAGCAACACATCGCGGATAGCTATGCCGAATATCAAGCTGCTCGTGCATATGTTTACGAAACTGCCCGAGGCAACATGAGCCGTTTAGACAGTGATGGGGTTAAACTAATCGCGGCTCGGATGGCGAAAAAACTAGCCGATTCAGCCATGCAAGTCTTGGGCGGCAACGGATATGTCGCGGAATATGTTGCAGAGCGCCTATGGAGGGATGCTAAGCTGTTAGAAATTGGTGGTGGCACCTTAGAGGCGCACCAAAAAAACATTGCGGTAGACTTAAGCAAAGCGGGGGATTTAGATTTATGTGGAGGTTTGGACTAG
- the dacB gene encoding D-alanyl-D-alanine carboxypeptidase/D-alanyl-D-alanine-endopeptidase — MHFFVIIFLLLAGCKTVAPIATPRANIGIQVRSLTSGKVLYEQNPNELFIPASTLKIFTVATALAILKPSYQFETKVYYHQGDLYLQGSGDPEFSTHRLSDISARIKQLVKEPIQNIIVDDSVFDRNYFGLGWEDEDMGKGFAAPISGINVDYNRLVLTFLPGGKVLLEPFTKYVTLTTTKTTYELKGLGIAVQGTIPKVTRPQYKTYAIMNPPDWAGFLFKEQLQKAGVKVKGEIQEGFVPSGLTPITTSFSPYLSEMLINYTKFSRNLGNEAVLKTLGNGHFEQGLQKIEDFVGLGHRIVDGSGLSRQNAITPAQMTAFLVRVANDFQIAPEFTAALPIAGQDGTLKNVFLAESFKGKIRAKTGYMTGVKALTGYFRTKTSETVAFTVFANENKSTSHELQRWLEHILGSL, encoded by the coding sequence ATGCATTTTTTCGTAATTATTTTTTTATTATTAGCAGGCTGTAAAACCGTCGCTCCCATTGCAACTCCTCGGGCAAACATTGGTATCCAAGTGCGTTCGTTAACATCGGGGAAAGTTCTATACGAACAAAATCCCAATGAGCTTTTTATACCTGCCAGCACACTTAAAATTTTTACCGTGGCTACAGCGTTGGCGATTTTAAAGCCATCTTATCAATTTGAAACGAAGGTCTATTATCACCAAGGCGATTTGTACCTGCAAGGCAGTGGCGATCCGGAGTTTTCGACGCATCGCTTGAGCGATATCAGTGCTCGTATTAAGCAACTGGTCAAAGAGCCCATCCAAAATATTATTGTGGATGATTCCGTTTTCGACCGCAACTATTTTGGTTTAGGTTGGGAAGACGAAGATATGGGCAAGGGTTTCGCAGCGCCCATTTCCGGCATTAATGTCGACTATAATCGATTGGTGCTGACTTTTTTGCCAGGCGGGAAAGTCTTGCTAGAGCCGTTCACCAAATATGTCACTCTGACCACCACCAAAACAACTTACGAGCTTAAGGGGCTGGGAATTGCTGTCCAAGGCACCATCCCCAAAGTGACCCGCCCTCAGTACAAAACTTATGCCATCATGAATCCGCCGGATTGGGCTGGCTTTCTATTTAAAGAACAACTGCAAAAAGCCGGGGTAAAGGTAAAGGGCGAAATCCAAGAAGGGTTTGTGCCGTCAGGTCTAACGCCCATCACCACCTCTTTCTCGCCCTATCTGTCAGAAATGCTGATCAACTACACCAAGTTCTCACGCAATTTGGGCAATGAAGCGGTACTGAAAACCTTAGGAAATGGGCATTTTGAACAAGGTCTGCAAAAAATAGAAGACTTCGTAGGGCTGGGACACCGAATCGTCGATGGCTCTGGATTATCAAGGCAAAATGCAATTACCCCTGCCCAAATGACCGCATTTTTGGTGAGAGTTGCCAATGATTTTCAAATCGCTCCTGAATTTACCGCCGCACTACCCATCGCTGGCCAAGATGGAACTCTGAAGAATGTGTTTCTCGCAGAGTCCTTTAAAGGCAAAATCCGGGCTAAGACGGGTTATATGACGGGCGTTAAAGCCCTCACAGGGTATTTCCGCACCAAAACCAGCGAAACCGTGGCTTTTACGGTCTTTGCGAACGAAAATAAAAGCACATCTCATGAGCTTCAGCGTTGGCTGGAGCATATTTTGGGATCGCTCTAA
- a CDS encoding MATE family efflux transporter, whose product MGMLSFTIMDLTDTIMVGQLGIKELAAVGMSTSVMFLINSFFIGFFESVKIVVSQAVGAEQPKVATQAGWQGLILAFPIGFLVVCITFFSPLIFDIFGAPESLQVMSQEYFNLRLWASPFWFVTLALSSYYQGTGNMKLPMQVNIFMCVFNVLASQVLIFGLGPIPAYGIFGSAYATVIADVLGMMIILGKFLKTFGVQLKIRFGLIKKLLVLGIPVGIRWLLDTGGWTFVIVLIARLGETPLAANQIATKIMSLSLLPVYGISEAACVLAGQCTGAQDFPALKRSYWSTIQLSVTIMAVTGLVFLLLPMPLVSLFQKNTEVLEMACQILMLVGGYQILSAFSLVTAGALNGTGDTKFTMVLLIMSSWFVMVPCAYLFGITLEMGVFGMWLSLIAHEAVLVLGTQWRFHSGRWKNHQAIAITTPAKETI is encoded by the coding sequence ATGGGGATGCTCTCGTTCACTATCATGGATCTCACCGATACCATCATGGTGGGACAACTCGGCATTAAGGAACTTGCTGCGGTGGGCATGTCCACCTCAGTGATGTTCTTAATCAACTCGTTTTTTATCGGCTTTTTTGAAAGCGTGAAGATTGTGGTGTCCCAGGCCGTAGGTGCTGAGCAGCCTAAAGTGGCCACCCAGGCGGGCTGGCAAGGGCTGATTCTCGCTTTTCCGATTGGCTTTTTAGTGGTCTGCATTACATTTTTTAGCCCGCTTATTTTTGATATTTTTGGCGCGCCAGAAAGTTTGCAGGTAATGAGTCAGGAGTATTTTAACTTAAGACTCTGGGCATCCCCTTTTTGGTTTGTGACGCTGGCTCTGTCTAGTTATTATCAAGGCACCGGCAACATGAAGCTACCCATGCAGGTCAACATCTTCATGTGCGTATTTAACGTCTTGGCCAGTCAGGTATTGATTTTTGGGCTGGGGCCAATCCCCGCTTATGGCATCTTTGGCTCTGCTTACGCGACCGTTATTGCGGACGTACTGGGCATGATGATTATCCTGGGCAAGTTTTTAAAGACTTTTGGCGTGCAGTTAAAGATCCGTTTTGGTTTGATCAAAAAATTATTGGTTTTAGGTATACCGGTAGGAATTCGCTGGCTTTTAGATACCGGCGGGTGGACTTTTGTCATTGTACTGATTGCGAGGTTGGGTGAAACACCACTTGCGGCCAATCAAATCGCCACCAAGATCATGTCATTGAGCTTGTTGCCAGTTTACGGCATCTCCGAGGCAGCTTGCGTTTTAGCAGGGCAATGTACAGGGGCTCAGGATTTTCCAGCGCTCAAGCGCTCTTATTGGTCTACCATACAGCTTTCGGTTACCATTATGGCAGTGACGGGTTTGGTGTTTTTGCTGTTGCCGATGCCATTGGTTTCACTGTTTCAGAAAAACACCGAAGTTTTAGAAATGGCCTGCCAAATTTTGATGCTGGTTGGTGGCTACCAAATTTTGTCAGCGTTTTCGCTGGTTACAGCTGGCGCCCTCAATGGCACGGGTGACACCAAGTTCACCATGGTTTTGCTCATTATGAGCAGCTGGTTTGTGATGGTGCCTTGTGCCTATCTGTTTGGCATCACGCTTGAGATGGGCGTTTTTGGCATGTGGCTGTCGCTCATTGCTCACGAAGCGGTGTTGGTATTGGGAACACAGTGGCGCTTCCATTCCGGGCGGTGGAAAAACCACCAAGCGATTGCGATCACCACGCCCGCCAAGGAAACAATCTGA
- a CDS encoding prolipoprotein diacylglyceryl transferase family protein, whose protein sequence is MHPNLFMIPIIDWPVRTYGVMVLIGFLLALYISSTQAKREGRFYHEVQDYAFWALLGGMLGAWMLYVIVNYREMFFEQPFVILSSGIKFPACLAIWRGGAHYVGGFIGAIVTAVIYCRQRGLKWAPFFDALALGVPVAMIFARTGCIAQGCCFGAPFSWLPLGMIYEAGSYPYRMMAVEGFRLGLQTPLLFPSEIAEGVGSLIIFAALVVIRGHKRAHGQVFMSYIFLYSILRFALEYVRGDTERGFWLSGLLTTSQIVSLAGVVIAIAWWFFHRPEWKRHCVPNTNTAS, encoded by the coding sequence ATGCATCCAAATCTGTTTATGATCCCCATCATCGATTGGCCTGTTCGCACCTATGGCGTGATGGTCCTCATCGGCTTTCTGCTCGCTTTATACATCTCCAGCACCCAAGCGAAGAGAGAAGGTCGCTTTTACCACGAAGTCCAAGATTACGCCTTCTGGGCGCTGCTCGGTGGCATGCTTGGCGCTTGGATGCTGTATGTCATCGTTAACTATCGCGAAATGTTCTTCGAACAACCATTTGTGATTTTAAGCTCCGGCATCAAGTTTCCCGCTTGCTTGGCCATTTGGCGCGGCGGCGCGCATTATGTTGGTGGATTTATAGGTGCCATCGTAACGGCGGTTATCTATTGCCGCCAACGCGGGCTGAAATGGGCGCCGTTTTTCGATGCGCTTGCCTTAGGCGTTCCGGTGGCGATGATTTTCGCTCGCACGGGTTGCATTGCGCAAGGCTGCTGCTTCGGGGCGCCTTTTAGTTGGTTGCCTTTGGGCATGATTTACGAAGCAGGCAGCTACCCGTACCGCATGATGGCTGTTGAAGGCTTCAGGCTCGGTCTGCAAACGCCGCTTTTGTTCCCCAGTGAAATAGCCGAAGGCGTGGGTTCCTTGATTATCTTTGCCGCATTGGTGGTTATCCGTGGCCATAAACGCGCGCACGGCCAAGTTTTCATGAGCTATATATTTTTATACTCGATTCTACGCTTCGCTCTCGAATATGTCCGCGGTGATACCGAACGTGGTTTTTGGCTAAGTGGCCTATTGACCACCAGTCAGATTGTTTCCTTGGCGGGCGTGGTGATCGCAATCGCTTGGTGGTTTTTCCACCGCCCGGAATGGAAGCGCCACTGTGTTCCCAATACCAACACCGCTTCGTGA
- a CDS encoding SPOR domain-containing protein, with the protein MLRQGLIIAGFGVLLGLFFIAGRWTASGGTISNDDTPVNREKALKAVQDELKYTYYSELLKRPSDEPPEAVSSEAEVSVPVSPMQPPPAPLPVEKPSPDRMAQALAKVLGNETPDSVKSVIKESLPAGTGSPYAIQVASLPSRSAGEELVKRLQKKGHAAKLVQAEIPGKGSMYRVRIHGFKTREEADKYREEKQIEGITVGQ; encoded by the coding sequence ATGCTTAGACAAGGTTTAATCATCGCTGGATTCGGCGTTTTACTGGGCCTGTTTTTCATCGCCGGCAGATGGACCGCCTCTGGGGGGACTATTTCAAACGATGACACCCCGGTGAATCGTGAAAAGGCGCTTAAGGCGGTTCAAGATGAGCTGAAATATACTTATTATAGCGAGTTGCTTAAAAGGCCAAGCGATGAGCCACCAGAAGCGGTGAGCTCCGAAGCGGAAGTTAGCGTGCCGGTATCGCCGATGCAGCCTCCGCCGGCGCCATTGCCTGTAGAAAAGCCATCGCCAGACAGAATGGCGCAAGCATTGGCCAAGGTGCTGGGCAACGAGACGCCTGATTCGGTGAAGTCGGTGATTAAAGAATCACTGCCCGCAGGTACAGGCTCACCTTATGCGATCCAGGTGGCATCATTGCCAAGTCGCAGTGCGGGGGAAGAATTGGTAAAACGTTTGCAGAAAAAGGGACATGCGGCCAAATTGGTGCAAGCGGAAATTCCGGGCAAAGGCAGCATGTACCGGGTGCGTATCCATGGTTTTAAAACCAGAGAAGAAGCGGATAAATATCGCGAAGAAAAACAGATTGAGGGAATTACGGTAGGGCAGTAA